The following proteins are encoded in a genomic region of Thermococcus zilligii AN1:
- a CDS encoding prenyltransferase/squalene oxidase repeat-containing protein, with translation MKRILAVVLILLAYSSTLAFAEIRPYVYEPTVPDTAFAVLAMYKVGEYEKVLEGCEWLMAIRTPFDSWGYAYGEDHEAKYTAMAIMALIRGESVARGRYGDVINSAAYWLIYKQNPDGSWNDYIDTALAAVALKEVLQSKYLTTEMPGLREQLKKGLNRAIGWLELNGPQNDEERIFRDIALGDKNDLKGLKMEGELAAYRAFALAYLGEKVSLSEDFSTPMATAMALYATGEERYKEKLMEMEHFGFWGKLHYRVLDLLDVSRIKGFEELRGTACPYLEGIPLTEEEWQKAVYAHYYLLCSKRPELPENYTSLLPWQVAEVARVKALLNEHYSGEVEYLITNSENGSWGDFYNTAYVVWVLKSLNVSYDYEKSLEYLSENLTWLLSEKNPETGDPLYYSTPTYYFSQAAVVFKQFGMNGEFNVTLNVLRERQYPNGAFSYTHQSVTGITTTASILWNLQIAGLDNTDLYKRGVDFLRRVLYADLPEIGPEVQNATFLMIKGGTYAGNSTGGVIPSGLDGYVVIYPSDNPLTIKAVEVGGFTAESPWAQEKTEYVRVVIVIAGLFLAMYAVIWIENRKRS, from the coding sequence ATGAAGAGAATTCTCGCGGTAGTGCTCATTCTGCTGGCATACTCTTCCACCTTAGCCTTCGCTGAAATCAGGCCCTACGTTTACGAACCCACGGTTCCGGATACAGCTTTTGCGGTTCTGGCCATGTACAAGGTGGGGGAGTATGAAAAAGTCCTGGAAGGCTGCGAATGGCTTATGGCAATAAGGACGCCCTTCGACTCGTGGGGCTACGCCTACGGAGAGGACCACGAGGCCAAATACACTGCAATGGCCATTATGGCACTCATAAGGGGGGAGAGCGTAGCCAGGGGAAGGTATGGGGACGTCATAAACAGTGCCGCGTACTGGCTTATTTACAAACAGAACCCCGATGGATCCTGGAATGACTACATCGATACAGCATTGGCCGCGGTTGCCCTAAAAGAAGTCCTGCAGAGCAAGTACCTCACCACCGAGATGCCAGGGCTCAGGGAGCAACTGAAGAAAGGCCTGAACAGGGCCATCGGATGGTTAGAGCTCAACGGGCCGCAAAACGATGAGGAGAGAATTTTCAGAGACATCGCGCTTGGGGATAAGAACGACCTCAAGGGTCTGAAGATGGAAGGTGAGCTGGCGGCTTACAGGGCGTTCGCCCTGGCCTATCTTGGGGAAAAGGTCTCCCTGAGCGAAGATTTTTCCACGCCAATGGCCACTGCGATGGCCCTCTACGCAACCGGTGAGGAGAGATACAAAGAAAAGCTCATGGAAATGGAACACTTCGGCTTCTGGGGAAAGCTACACTACCGCGTCTTGGATCTCCTCGATGTCTCAAGAATAAAGGGCTTCGAGGAGCTCAGGGGGACGGCCTGCCCGTATTTAGAGGGGATACCGCTAACTGAAGAAGAGTGGCAGAAGGCCGTCTACGCCCACTATTACCTGCTCTGCTCAAAGCGGCCGGAACTCCCCGAAAACTACACTTCACTGCTCCCGTGGCAGGTTGCAGAAGTTGCCCGGGTAAAGGCGCTCCTCAACGAGCATTACAGCGGCGAGGTTGAGTACCTCATTACCAACTCAGAGAACGGGAGCTGGGGGGACTTCTACAACACGGCCTACGTAGTATGGGTTTTAAAGAGCCTCAACGTCTCGTATGACTACGAGAAGTCCCTCGAATACCTCTCAGAGAACCTCACATGGTTGCTGAGCGAAAAGAACCCCGAGACAGGGGATCCGCTGTACTACTCAACGCCGACCTACTACTTCTCCCAGGCGGCGGTGGTCTTCAAGCAGTTCGGGATGAATGGGGAGTTCAACGTAACCCTCAACGTGCTCAGGGAAAGGCAGTACCCCAACGGAGCTTTTTCCTACACTCATCAATCGGTGACGGGGATAACCACAACTGCCAGCATCCTGTGGAATCTACAGATTGCTGGATTAGACAACACGGACCTCTACAAAAGGGGAGTGGACTTCCTGAGGAGAGTCCTCTATGCGGATCTGCCAGAAATTGGGCCGGAGGTTCAAAACGCCACTTTCCTCATGATAAAGGGCGGGACCTACGCCGGGAACTCGACGGGGGGAGTAATCCCGAGTGGACTCGACGGATACGTGGTGATATACCCATCAGACAATCCCCTCACGATAAAGGCAGTCGAAGTTGGGGGATTTACGGCAGAAAGCCCATGGGCCCAGGAGAAAACGGAGTATGTGCGCGTGGTGATAGTTATAGCGGGGCTCTTCCTGGCAATGTACGCGGTTATCTGGATCGAAAACAGAAAAAGGAGCTAA
- a CDS encoding nicotinate phosphoribosyltransferase, with amino-acid sequence MRDFYIAHEEDIKAGKTTDVYFIRTKKILEEKGIHRKVFADVTTTSLPNGWKWGILAGVEEVAKLLEGLPVNVYAMPEGTVFHPYEPVLQIEGYYEEFGVYETALLGMLSQASGIATAALRIKMAANFKPVYSFGIRHMHPAIAPMIDRSAFIGGCDGVSGVLGAEMIGEKPAGTMPHALIITVGDQVKAWKYYDEVVEPEAPRTALVDTFCDEKFEALMAAEALGERLNAVRLDTPGSRRGNFRRIVEEVRWELDLRGYNWVKIFVSGGLNEESIREIVDVADAFGVGSSIASAKPVDFSLDIVEVEGKPVAKRGKFSGRKQVYRCENGHYHRVPADKKLEQCPVCGAKVEPLLKPLIENGEIVAGLPKAREIREYVLEQAKKFNLTLE; translated from the coding sequence ATGCGCGACTTCTACATCGCCCACGAGGAGGATATAAAGGCTGGAAAGACGACGGACGTCTACTTCATCAGGACGAAGAAGATACTGGAGGAAAAGGGCATCCACAGGAAGGTCTTCGCCGACGTTACAACCACTTCCCTCCCCAACGGCTGGAAGTGGGGTATTCTTGCCGGAGTTGAGGAGGTCGCAAAGCTTCTCGAAGGCCTCCCCGTGAACGTTTACGCCATGCCGGAGGGGACGGTATTCCACCCCTACGAGCCGGTTCTCCAGATAGAGGGCTACTACGAGGAGTTTGGAGTCTATGAGACGGCCCTGCTCGGGATGCTCAGCCAGGCCAGCGGGATAGCCACCGCGGCGCTGAGGATTAAGATGGCGGCAAACTTCAAGCCGGTTTACTCCTTTGGCATAAGGCACATGCACCCCGCGATAGCCCCGATGATAGACCGCTCGGCCTTCATAGGGGGCTGCGACGGCGTCTCCGGCGTCCTCGGGGCAGAGATGATCGGGGAGAAGCCCGCAGGGACCATGCCCCACGCCCTCATCATAACCGTCGGCGACCAGGTAAAGGCCTGGAAGTACTACGACGAGGTGGTTGAACCGGAGGCCCCGAGGACTGCCCTGGTTGATACTTTCTGCGATGAGAAGTTTGAGGCTTTGATGGCCGCCGAGGCGCTTGGCGAGAGGCTCAACGCGGTAAGGCTGGACACGCCGGGCTCAAGGAGGGGCAACTTCAGGCGCATAGTGGAAGAGGTCCGCTGGGAGCTCGATTTAAGGGGCTACAACTGGGTCAAGATCTTCGTCTCTGGGGGTCTAAACGAGGAGAGCATAAGGGAGATAGTTGACGTTGCCGATGCCTTCGGAGTCGGCTCTTCCATAGCCAGCGCGAAGCCGGTAGACTTCTCCCTCGACATAGTGGAGGTTGAAGGGAAGCCTGTAGCCAAGCGCGGAAAGTTCAGCGGGAGGAAGCAGGTCTACCGCTGTGAGAACGGCCACTACCACCGCGTTCCGGCGGATAAAAAGCTTGAACAGTGCCCGGTCTGCGGGGCAAAGGTCGAGCCGCTCCTTAAACCACTCATAGAAAACGGTGAGATAGTCGCCGGGCTTCCGAAGGCGAGGGAGATAAGGGAGTACGTGCTGGAGCAGGCCAAAAAGTTCAACCTGACGCTTGAGTGA
- a CDS encoding endonuclease/exonuclease/phosphatase family protein produces the protein MKVGERDKILLGLGTGVLLASSLRVFVAGAYSSLEKTFFYGVNFPSGMGILLFIIAALLVGRLSRKAGAVIMTIYALASLATDATEYTHLIAAFAIPIALALAKEVEVKYLAMGLVADLSLRVLAVGGEPIDFPHTRVILALLLLPGAYALWREPGTLKKPGFGLYAFAALLELGLIYPNAIMRYSGVNVYYLPQFVGFSFVVALAILLGQFLSKKPGLAATLLVLGSASLFVKPAGLVGLPLALASTVALLESAKGSRGGVIGAVYLFLVATLALGAYIGRDIGLAFMEDRLEALILAAAVIYALSSYRRNVEVELPSVKEIAGSLAGLVAMAVIVLALFNAGPVYEPAKKEVLIWTYNVHQGFGPYRGTFNGYELVNLLREQKPDIWAAQEVVGGMIGNGYQDVPLIISAYLGYAYEYKPALEGTYGIAVFSHWHMRTEGELNLKSVGQARPAQKVSIEEPGITIVNVHMGLSEEERAMQAEELLSFAKASPVAQIIAGDTNAEPHERAIEILTRDYRDAFEKRPPYTFNWGNVDIENIDYILLKKDWAAEVKDYGCLCDVEVSDHRPLWALLKLP, from the coding sequence ATGAAGGTAGGGGAGAGGGATAAAATCCTGCTCGGGCTCGGGACAGGGGTTCTCCTGGCCTCATCGCTGAGGGTCTTCGTGGCCGGGGCTTACTCAAGCCTCGAAAAAACGTTCTTTTACGGCGTTAACTTCCCCTCAGGGATGGGGATACTCCTCTTCATCATAGCGGCCCTCCTCGTTGGAAGGCTGAGCAGAAAGGCCGGAGCGGTAATAATGACCATCTATGCGCTCGCTTCCCTGGCAACGGACGCGACGGAGTACACCCACCTCATAGCGGCCTTTGCCATCCCCATAGCCCTCGCACTCGCCAAGGAGGTTGAGGTGAAATATCTCGCCATGGGGCTCGTGGCCGATTTGAGCCTCCGCGTCCTGGCCGTTGGGGGCGAACCCATTGACTTCCCGCACACGAGGGTTATCCTCGCGCTGCTGCTTCTCCCCGGAGCCTACGCCCTCTGGAGGGAGCCAGGAACGCTGAAAAAGCCCGGCTTCGGCCTCTACGCCTTCGCGGCCCTGCTCGAACTGGGCCTCATCTATCCAAACGCCATCATGCGCTACTCCGGCGTTAACGTCTACTATCTCCCCCAGTTCGTGGGCTTCTCCTTCGTGGTCGCTCTTGCCATCCTGCTGGGCCAGTTCCTTTCGAAGAAGCCGGGCCTCGCAGCTACTCTGCTGGTCCTCGGCTCGGCATCCCTCTTCGTGAAGCCCGCCGGCCTCGTAGGCCTTCCCCTGGCCCTCGCCTCGACGGTGGCACTCCTTGAAAGCGCGAAGGGAAGTAGAGGAGGGGTCATCGGGGCCGTTTACCTTTTCCTCGTTGCGACCCTTGCGCTGGGCGCATACATCGGGAGGGACATAGGCCTGGCCTTCATGGAGGACAGGCTTGAAGCCCTAATTCTGGCCGCGGCGGTTATATACGCCCTGAGCTCCTACAGGAGGAACGTCGAGGTCGAGCTTCCAAGTGTAAAGGAGATCGCAGGCTCCCTGGCCGGTCTTGTAGCAATGGCCGTTATAGTGCTGGCGCTCTTCAATGCTGGCCCGGTCTACGAGCCGGCAAAGAAGGAGGTTTTAATCTGGACATACAACGTCCACCAGGGGTTCGGGCCCTACAGGGGAACCTTCAACGGCTACGAGCTCGTGAACCTCCTCAGGGAGCAGAAACCGGACATCTGGGCCGCCCAGGAGGTCGTCGGCGGGATGATAGGGAACGGCTATCAGGACGTGCCGCTGATTATATCAGCATACCTCGGTTACGCTTACGAATACAAGCCCGCCCTTGAGGGCACCTACGGCATAGCTGTCTTCTCCCACTGGCACATGAGGACCGAGGGTGAGCTCAACCTGAAGAGCGTCGGCCAGGCCAGACCAGCCCAGAAGGTCTCGATAGAGGAGCCCGGGATTACCATCGTCAACGTCCACATGGGACTGAGCGAGGAAGAGCGCGCGATGCAGGCAGAAGAGCTGTTAAGCTTCGCCAAAGCTTCACCCGTTGCCCAGATTATAGCCGGCGACACCAACGCCGAGCCCCACGAAAGGGCCATAGAGATACTAACCCGCGACTACCGCGATGCCTTCGAGAAGAGGCCGCCCTACACCTTCAACTGGGGCAACGTAGACATCGAGAACATAGACTACATCCTCCTCAAAAAGGACTGGGCCGCGGAAGTGAAGGACTACGGTTGCCTCTGCGATGTTGAAGTCTCCGACCACAGGCCCCTGTGGGCGCTTTTGAAGCTCCCGTGA
- a CDS encoding metal-sulfur cluster assembly factor, with amino-acid sequence MLTKEEVEKIVRGIVEDKFIKSIEVDERGNVTVTLAKDTPSIDNVLIKLHSEIGKLEGVGLITVNREREEKAVEGQNVQLTKELILERLKEVIDPEIGLDVVNLGLIYELEIRPDNTVYVKMTMTTPGCPLTMWILRAVEDKILEIPGVKDAEIELTFDPPWSPDMISPEYKKKLGLY; translated from the coding sequence ATGCTCACGAAGGAAGAGGTTGAGAAGATCGTTAGGGGCATAGTTGAAGATAAGTTCATCAAATCTATCGAGGTGGACGAGAGGGGCAACGTCACGGTTACCCTCGCCAAGGACACGCCCAGCATAGACAACGTCCTCATAAAGCTCCACTCCGAAATTGGAAAGCTCGAAGGGGTTGGCCTTATAACCGTAAACCGCGAGCGGGAAGAGAAGGCGGTTGAAGGCCAAAACGTTCAGCTCACGAAGGAACTGATATTAGAGAGGCTTAAAGAGGTAATAGACCCAGAGATAGGCCTCGATGTCGTTAACCTCGGCCTGATTTACGAGCTCGAGATAAGGCCGGACAACACCGTTTACGTCAAGATGACGATGACGACTCCAGGCTGTCCCCTCACGATGTGGATTCTAAGGGCAGTCGAGGACAAGATACTCGAGATTCCGGGCGTTAAGGATGCCGAGATAGAGCTCACCTTTGATCCGCCCTGGAGTCCGGACATGATAAGCCCGGAGTACAAGAAAAAGCTTGGCCTCTACTGA
- a CDS encoding ferredoxin produces MAWKVTVDQDTCIGDAICASLCPDVFEMGDDGKAHPIVDTTDLECAQEAAEACPVGAISLEEA; encoded by the coding sequence ATGGCGTGGAAGGTAACGGTTGACCAGGACACCTGCATTGGGGATGCCATCTGTGCAAGCCTCTGCCCGGATGTTTTCGAGATGGGCGACGACGGAAAAGCCCACCCGATAGTCGACACCACTGACCTCGAGTGCGCCCAGGAGGCCGCTGAGGCCTGCCCGGTCGGCGCTATAAGCCTCGAAGAGGCCTGA
- a CDS encoding MBL fold metallo-hydrolase, with translation MRVIPIASESLGVRSLATFVEASGLKILIDPGVALGPERYGLPPAKVELETLQHMRRKLQGYARRADVVTVSHYHYDHHTPFFEGLYESSSEEYAREIYGGKLLFVKHPRENINFSQRGRAWAFLKSAEPIAKKIEFADGRTFDLGGVRLEFSPAVPHGSEGSKLGFVVMVLVDDGSKSVVHASDTQLLNRKAIEWIIAKNPDLLITGGPPTYLGPRASGAWETGIKNLNEVIRETDAEIVLDHHIVRDKRYAEFFGGLEKKPKTFAGYLNVEDRPLEAYRRELHKIEKGEKVGLPFSL, from the coding sequence ATGCGCGTCATCCCCATCGCAAGCGAGAGCCTCGGCGTGAGAAGCCTGGCGACGTTCGTGGAGGCATCTGGCCTAAAAATCCTCATCGACCCGGGCGTCGCCCTCGGGCCGGAGCGCTACGGCCTTCCTCCCGCGAAGGTGGAACTGGAGACCCTTCAGCATATGAGAAGGAAGCTCCAGGGCTATGCGAGGAGGGCGGACGTGGTGACCGTCTCCCACTACCACTACGACCACCATACGCCCTTCTTCGAGGGCCTCTACGAGAGCTCGAGCGAGGAATACGCGAGGGAGATCTACGGTGGAAAGCTCCTCTTCGTCAAGCATCCCCGGGAGAACATCAACTTCAGCCAGAGGGGGAGGGCCTGGGCCTTTCTCAAGAGCGCGGAGCCAATAGCGAAGAAAATAGAGTTTGCCGACGGGAGAACCTTCGACCTCGGCGGGGTTAGGCTCGAGTTCTCCCCAGCAGTCCCGCACGGGAGCGAAGGCTCGAAGCTCGGCTTCGTCGTGATGGTTCTCGTGGATGACGGCTCTAAGAGTGTAGTCCATGCCAGCGATACACAGCTGCTGAACAGAAAGGCCATTGAGTGGATAATTGCCAAAAACCCGGACCTGCTCATAACCGGCGGGCCGCCCACATACCTCGGCCCCAGGGCTTCCGGGGCCTGGGAGACCGGAATCAAAAACCTCAACGAGGTAATCCGCGAGACGGACGCCGAGATAGTCCTCGACCACCACATCGTCAGGGACAAGCGTTACGCCGAGTTCTTTGGTGGGCTTGAGAAAAAACCAAAGACCTTCGCGGGCTACCTTAATGTGGAGGACAGGCCCCTTGAGGCCTACAGGAGGGAGCTCCACAAAATCGAGAAAGGGGAAAAGGTCGGGCTCCCCTTCTCCCTCTGA
- a CDS encoding NAD(P)/FAD-dependent oxidoreductase, giving the protein MKIVVVGSGTAGSNFALFMRKLDREAEITVIGKEPTMQYSPCALPHVISGTIEKPEDVIVFPNEFYEKQKINLMLNTEAKEIDRGRKVVITDKGEVPYDRLVLAVGSKAFIPPVKGVENEGVFTLKSLDDVRRIKSYIAEKKPRKAVVIGAGLIGLEGAEALAKLGMEVLVVELMDRLMPTMLDRDTAKLVQAEMEEHGVSFRFGAAVSEIIGSPVKAVKIGEEEVPADLVLVATGVRANVDLAKKAGLKVNRGIVVNEHLQTSDPDIYAIGDCAEVIDAVTGQGTLSQLGTSAVRMAKVAAEHIAGEEVSFRPVFNTAITELFGLEVGTFGITEERAEKEGIEVVTGKFKGSTRPEYYPGGKPITVKLIFRKSDGKLIGAQIVGGERVWGRIMTLSALAQKGATVEDVAYLETAYAPPISPTIDPITVAAEMALRRFR; this is encoded by the coding sequence ATGAAAATCGTGGTTGTCGGTTCTGGCACAGCGGGGAGCAACTTTGCCCTCTTCATGCGCAAGCTCGACAGAGAAGCTGAGATAACCGTCATCGGGAAGGAACCGACGATGCAGTATTCCCCGTGCGCGCTCCCCCACGTGATAAGCGGGACGATTGAGAAGCCCGAAGACGTCATCGTCTTCCCGAACGAGTTCTATGAAAAGCAGAAGATAAACCTCATGCTGAACACGGAGGCCAAGGAGATAGACCGCGGGAGGAAGGTCGTGATAACGGATAAGGGCGAGGTTCCCTACGACAGGCTCGTCTTAGCGGTCGGCTCAAAGGCCTTCATCCCGCCGGTAAAGGGCGTTGAGAACGAAGGCGTTTTCACCCTCAAGAGCCTCGACGACGTGCGCAGGATTAAATCCTACATAGCCGAGAAGAAACCCCGGAAGGCCGTCGTAATCGGCGCCGGCTTAATAGGCCTCGAAGGGGCCGAAGCCCTCGCCAAACTCGGCATGGAAGTGCTCGTGGTAGAGCTGATGGACAGGCTCATGCCCACGATGCTCGACAGGGACACTGCAAAGCTTGTTCAGGCAGAAATGGAGGAGCACGGCGTTTCATTCCGCTTTGGAGCTGCCGTCAGCGAGATAATCGGAAGCCCGGTTAAGGCCGTTAAGATCGGTGAGGAGGAGGTTCCTGCAGACCTCGTTTTAGTTGCCACTGGAGTAAGGGCAAACGTTGACCTGGCCAAGAAGGCGGGCCTCAAAGTCAACAGGGGAATAGTGGTCAACGAGCACCTCCAGACGAGTGATCCGGACATTTACGCGATAGGCGACTGTGCGGAGGTCATTGATGCGGTTACCGGGCAGGGGACCCTCAGCCAGCTCGGAACCTCGGCGGTTAGAATGGCAAAGGTTGCCGCAGAGCACATAGCTGGTGAGGAAGTTTCCTTCAGGCCCGTCTTCAACACGGCGATAACCGAGCTCTTCGGCCTTGAGGTAGGCACCTTTGGCATAACTGAGGAGAGGGCGGAGAAAGAGGGCATTGAGGTAGTTACCGGCAAGTTCAAGGGCTCGACCAGGCCAGAGTACTACCCGGGGGGCAAGCCGATAACGGTGAAGCTGATATTCAGGAAGTCCGACGGGAAGCTTATCGGGGCGCAGATAGTCGGCGGCGAGCGCGTCTGGGGCAGGATAATGACGCTTTCAGCCCTGGCACAGAAGGGTGCAACGGTCGAGGATGTGGCCTACCTCGAGACCGCCTACGCCCCGCCGATAAGCCCGACAATCGACCCGATAACGGTAGCGGCGGAGATGGCCCTCAGAAGGTTCCGCTGA
- the bpsA gene encoding N(4)-bis(aminopropyl)spermidine synthase, translated as MREIIERVKEKTSIPVYERTVENVLSAILASGDVWKVVDLSEEPLPLVVAVVTALYELGYLAFENDQVTLTKKGKELVEKYGIGPRADYTCRHCQGKTVELDAFSELLAEFRELTKDRPEPLHEFDQAYVTPETTVARVAFMHSRGDLDNKEVFVLGDDDLTSVALMLSGLPKRIAVLDIDERLTKFIERTADEIGYGNIEIFTFDLRKPLPDYALRRFDTFVTDPPETVYAIRSFIGRGIATLKGPGCAGYFGITRRESSIDKWRDIQRVLLNEFNVVITDIIRNFNEYVNWDYVEETRAWRLLPLKVMPGYNWYKSYMFRIQTLEGSKGFEGEITVGQELYDDEESSTT; from the coding sequence ATGAGGGAGATAATCGAGAGGGTTAAGGAGAAGACGAGCATCCCCGTTTATGAGAGAACCGTCGAGAACGTTCTGAGCGCTATTCTGGCCAGCGGGGACGTTTGGAAGGTCGTTGACCTCAGCGAGGAGCCGCTTCCTCTCGTCGTTGCAGTGGTTACGGCTCTGTATGAGCTTGGCTATTTAGCCTTTGAGAACGACCAGGTGACCCTTACGAAGAAGGGCAAAGAGCTGGTGGAGAAATATGGCATCGGTCCGAGGGCCGATTACACATGCCGCCACTGCCAGGGCAAGACGGTTGAGCTGGACGCCTTCTCGGAGCTCCTCGCGGAGTTCAGGGAGCTAACGAAGGACAGACCCGAGCCACTTCACGAGTTTGACCAGGCCTACGTTACCCCCGAGACTACCGTGGCGAGGGTCGCCTTTATGCACAGCAGGGGCGACCTCGATAACAAAGAGGTTTTCGTCCTCGGCGATGATGACCTAACCAGTGTGGCGCTGATGCTCAGCGGCCTTCCAAAGCGCATAGCCGTTTTAGATATCGACGAGAGGCTTACGAAATTCATAGAGAGGACCGCCGATGAGATAGGCTACGGGAACATCGAGATATTCACCTTCGACCTCAGAAAGCCCCTCCCGGACTACGCCCTCCGCAGGTTCGACACCTTCGTCACGGATCCGCCGGAGACAGTCTACGCCATCCGCTCCTTCATCGGAAGGGGAATAGCCACCCTCAAGGGGCCTGGCTGCGCCGGCTACTTCGGCATAACGAGGAGGGAAAGCTCGATTGACAAGTGGAGGGACATACAGAGGGTTCTCCTCAACGAGTTCAACGTGGTCATCACAGACATCATCAGGAACTTCAACGAGTACGTCAACTGGGACTACGTTGAGGAGACGAGGGCATGGAGGCTTCTCCCGCTCAAGGTCATGCCGGGCTACAACTGGTACAAGAGCTACATGTTCAGGATCCAGACCCTTGAGGGGTCAAAGGGCTTCGAGGGCGAGATAACCGTCGGCCAGGAGCTCTACGACGATGAAGAATCGTCAACTACCTGA
- a CDS encoding S8 family serine peptidase, translating to MMGVVPRTVQINRGELDMRRSVVVFALLLVGLMMGTAAAAPAPSTGSAAYYYKDYGLLTPSLFKEIQHEGTDSQVDAIIMFQSAAEKKKAIGTLEKMGAKIKYDYEIIPAVAVTIKAKDLLRISSGEIRIPGITFVQEDYKVQINVETEGLDESAAQVMATNMWNLGYDGSGITIGIIDTGIDASHPDLQGKVIGWVDYVNGRSSPYDDNGHGTHVASIAAGTGKASNGKYKGMAPGAKLVGIKVLGRDGSGSISNIIAGVDWAVQNKDKYGIRVINLSLGSSQSSDGTDSLSQAVNNAWNAGIVVCVAAGNSGPYKYTIGSPAAASKVITVGAVDKYDVITDFSSRGPTADNRLKPEVVAPGNWIIAARASGTSMGQPIDTYYTAAPGTSMATPHVAGIAALLLQAHPTWTPDKVKRALIETADIVKPDEIADIAYGAGRVNAYKATYYDNYAKLIFTGYVSSRGQKSHRFTISGASFVTATLYWSNAKSDLDLYLYDPNGRQVDYSYTAYYGFEKVGYYNPTSGTWTLKVVSYSGSANYQVNVVSNGSLTG from the coding sequence ATGATGGGGGTTGTTCCCCGGACTGTACAAATAAACAGGGGTGAACTGGACATGAGGAGGAGTGTAGTGGTTTTTGCCCTCCTGCTGGTCGGGCTTATGATGGGAACGGCCGCAGCAGCCCCCGCTCCCAGCACCGGCAGCGCCGCGTATTACTACAAGGACTATGGCCTCCTGACCCCGAGCCTCTTCAAGGAAATACAGCACGAAGGAACTGACAGCCAGGTGGACGCGATAATAATGTTCCAGAGCGCAGCCGAAAAGAAAAAAGCCATCGGAACCCTTGAAAAGATGGGCGCTAAAATAAAGTATGACTACGAGATAATCCCCGCCGTGGCAGTTACGATAAAAGCCAAAGACCTCCTCCGCATATCCTCAGGCGAAATTCGCATCCCCGGCATAACGTTCGTCCAGGAGGATTACAAGGTTCAGATCAACGTCGAGACGGAAGGCCTCGACGAATCGGCCGCTCAGGTAATGGCCACCAACATGTGGAACCTCGGTTACGACGGTTCTGGAATCACAATCGGTATAATCGACACCGGTATCGATGCCTCTCACCCCGACCTCCAGGGTAAGGTCATCGGATGGGTGGACTATGTTAATGGCCGCTCGAGCCCCTACGATGACAACGGCCACGGAACCCACGTGGCCAGCATAGCCGCCGGAACCGGAAAAGCGAGCAACGGCAAGTACAAGGGAATGGCCCCCGGAGCCAAGCTCGTTGGGATAAAGGTTCTCGGTAGAGATGGAAGCGGTAGCATCTCAAACATCATAGCCGGCGTCGACTGGGCAGTTCAGAACAAAGACAAGTACGGAATAAGGGTCATCAACCTCTCCCTCGGTTCAAGCCAGAGCTCAGACGGTACCGACTCCCTCAGCCAGGCGGTTAACAACGCCTGGAACGCTGGTATAGTCGTCTGTGTCGCCGCTGGAAACAGCGGACCTTACAAGTACACCATCGGCTCACCCGCAGCTGCCAGCAAGGTCATAACCGTCGGTGCAGTCGACAAGTACGACGTAATAACCGACTTCTCAAGCAGGGGCCCAACGGCTGACAACAGGCTCAAGCCTGAAGTCGTTGCTCCGGGCAACTGGATTATCGCGGCCAGGGCCAGCGGAACCAGCATGGGCCAGCCGATAGACACTTACTACACCGCTGCCCCCGGAACGAGCATGGCAACCCCACATGTTGCAGGCATTGCAGCCCTCCTCCTCCAGGCCCACCCGACCTGGACCCCGGACAAGGTAAAGAGGGCCCTCATCGAGACCGCTGACATAGTCAAGCCCGATGAGATAGCGGACATAGCTTACGGTGCCGGAAGGGTCAACGCCTATAAGGCTACCTACTACGACAACTACGCCAAGCTCATCTTTACCGGCTATGTCTCCAGCAGGGGTCAGAAAAGCCACAGGTTCACGATAAGCGGTGCCTCCTTCGTCACCGCCACCCTCTACTGGAGCAACGCCAAGAGCGACCTTGACCTCTACCTCTACGACCCGAACGGCAGACAGGTTGACTACTCATACACGGCCTACTACGGCTTCGAAAAGGTTGGCTACTATAACCCAACCTCTGGAACCTGGACGCTCAAGGTCGTCAGCTACAGCGGTTCGGCCAACTATCAAGTTAATGTAGTGAGCAACGGCTCCCTCACAGGGTGA